The Plodia interpunctella isolate USDA-ARS_2022_Savannah chromosome 11, ilPloInte3.2, whole genome shotgun sequence genome includes a window with the following:
- the CtsB gene encoding cathepsin B has protein sequence MAPYRAAFISLLCAMSVAAVDLPYALTDDFINLINAKQNLWKAGRNFPVNTPAKHLMKLAGVLEDTHFDKLPNKIHDADVIASLPDNFDPRDKWPNCPTLNEIRDQGSCGSCWAFGAVEAMTDRVCTYSNGTQHFHYSAEDLLSCCPICGLGCNGGMPTLAWEYWKHFGLVSGGSYNSSQGCKPYEIPPCEHHVPGNRMPCSGDTKTPKCLRTCESNYNVAYKKDKRYGKHVFSVRGGEDHIRAELFTNGPVEGAFTVYSDLLLYKSGVYKHVQGDALGGHAVKILGYGVENGIKYWLIANSWNSDWGDNGFFKIIRGEDHCGIESSIVAGEPLLTN, from the coding sequence ATGGCTCCTTATCGCGCTGCGTTCATCTCGCTCTTATGTGCCATGTCTGTAGCAGCAGTCGATCTACCCTATGCTCTCACCGACGACTTCATAAATCTAATTAACGCGAAGCAAAATTTATGGAAAGCCGGCCGCAACTTTCCTGTAAATACCCCGGCCAAACATCTAATGAAACTCGCAGGCGTACTGGAGGATACTCACTTTGATAAACTACCCAACAAGATACATGATGCCGACGTAATAGCTTCGCTCCCGGATAACTTCGACCCGAGAGATAAGTGGCCAAACTGCCCTACTTTGAACGAAATTAGAGATCAGGGTTCTTGCGGAAGCTGCTGGGCCTTCGGCGCGGTCGAAGCGATGACCGATCGAGTTTGCACGTATTCAAACGGCACGCAACATTTTCACTATTCTGCTGAAGATCTGCTAAGTTGTTGCCCGATCTGCGGGCTCGGATGCAACGGTGGCATGCCCACTCTGGCCTGGGAATACTGGAAACATTTCGGTCTAGTATCTGGAGGCAGCTACAACTCGAGCCAAGGATGCAAACCGTACGAAATACCGCCTTGCGAACATCACGTTCCTGGTAACCGTATGCCATGCAGTGGTGACACAAAAACGCCGAAATGTTTGAGGACCTGCGAATCTAATTACAACGTCGCGTACAAGAAAGACAAACGTTACGGTAAACATGTTTTCTCAGTTAGAGGAGGTGAAGATCATATTAGAGCAGAATTGTTTACGAATGGTCCAGTTGAAGGTGCCTTTACAGTTTATTCTGATCTTCTGTTGTACAAAAGTGGAGTTTACAAGCATGTCCAAGGAGACGCCCTCGGAGGCCACGCCGTCAAGATTCTAGGTTATGGCGTTGAGAACGGAATCAAGTATTGGTTGATCGCCAATTCCTGGAACTCTGACTGGGGCGACAACGGATTCTTCAAGATCATCCGTGGAGAAGATCATTGTGGCATTGAAAGTTCTATAGTAGCGGGGGAGCCATTGCTAactaattaa
- the LOC128673528 gene encoding uncharacterized protein LOC128673528, with protein sequence MIRSLHVYKLNFFSAMAVVLLLCFGVFLEIGVSAYQLTLTNNGPALCGINLTFTATVADYYDETFLYEFWDDTKNKNSGEVILSAGVANWTQEYPKSMYSAGEYTATVQIKKKFFEVWYPVQTATCKFKLTDTLNGQLILNQDNEDRPNNFVKVNKTVTHTIKLLDREQDFLNKNASTVATYWFIDCQYVMMTSDLSFQYTYSDLMGDHNIEAIVAADNRPLPPVTTTTTTTTTTTTTTTTTTTTTTTTPKPVTLEVLNITKETNKTSVHSLVKRELSKLKYRISIKDTICNNSLSFVPTSDDYTIGHYRKTISVREPIATINISGMTWLQHGDLMNLQIKYAGTPPFNYCVQYKLGMYNITGNETCSSQLNTDSNGFSLIHYFPEGDLHTVVVVVENLVGKSVSRATINIYKAVVQAQLSVIVVPVAFCLLAVILVVFGIAYYQHRSRYTVEVADFDFGQANLDYKTFNERLRDSFRDALNFRQHDDLDALVSNTRYDSM encoded by the exons ATGATTAGAAGTCTTCATGTCTACAAATTGAACTTTTTTAGCGCTATGGCTGTTGTGCTGTTACTTTGTTTCGGTGTCTTCCTCGAAATAG gtgTGTCTGCTTATCAGCTAACTCTTACCAACAATGGTCCTGCCTTGTGTGGAATCAATCTAACATTTACAGCTACAGTGGCAGATTATTATGATGAGACATTCCTTTATGAATTCTGGGATGATACTAAGAACAAAAATAGTGGTGAA gttatattGTCCGCTGGTGTAGCCAACTGGACTCAAGAGTACCCCAAAAGCATGTATTCAGCCGGGGAGTATACAGCAACTGTACAGATTAAAAAGAAGTTTTTTGAGGTGTGGTATCCCGTCCAAACTGCAActtgtaaattcaaattaactg ATACATTAAATGGCCAGCTGATATTGAACCAAGACAATGAAGATAGGccaaacaattttgtaaaagtgaACAAAACAGTCACACATACTATTAAGTTACTTGACAGGgaacaagattttttaaataaaaatgcgtCTACAGTTGCCACATACTGGTTCATAGATTGCCAATATGTAATGATGACATCAGATTTGTCCTTTCAATATACATACAGTGATTTGATGGGTGATCATAATATAGAGGCAATTGTGGCAGCTGACAACCGACCTTTGCCTCCAGTTACAACAACAACTACTACTACAAcgacaacaacaacaacgacTACAACGACAACCACAACAACCACTACAACACCGAAGCCAGTAACACttgaagttttaaatatcacTAAGGAGACAAACAAAACTTCAGTGCACAGTCTGGTCAAACGGGAGCTGTCCAAACTGAAGTATCGCATTTCTATCAAAGACACAATCTGCAACAATAGTTTATCTTTTGTGCCAACAAGCGATGATTACACTATTGGACATTATAGGAAAACAATAAGTGTTAgag aacCAATAGCAACAATCAATATATCCGGTATGACATGGCTGCAACACGGAGATCTGATGAACCTTCAAATCAAGTATGCCGGCACGCCTCCATTCAACTACTGTGTACAATACAAACTAggaatgtataatataacgGGCAACGAGACTTGTTCCTCTCAACTGAACACGGATTCCAACGGGTTCTCCTTGATACATTACTTCCCTGAAGGAGATCTGCATactgttgttgttgttgtagaGAATCTTGTGGGTAAAAGTGTGTCGCGAGCcactattaatatttacaaag CTGTGGTGCAAGCGCAGTTGTCAGTAATTGTGGTGCCTGTAGCATTCTGTCTGCTGGCTGTCATACTGGTGGTGTTCGGCATCGCCTACTACCAACACCGCTCTAG GTATACTGTGGAAGTGGCAGATTTCGACTTCGGCCAGGCGAACCTGGACTACAAGACCTTCAACGAGCGACTGCGGGACAGCTTCCGGGACGCCCTCAACTTCCGGCAGCACGACGACTTGGACGCGCTCGTCTCCAACACCAGATACGAttctatgtaa
- the LOC128673868 gene encoding uncharacterized protein LOC128673868, producing MSKVLRSPPGNSVHQVSSENDITNLDPDIPLSYVSKRMKRPRQEDQEENNNSSLLTKEELLTILTQWKKDQDVVLNRLSVDIAELKEQNSSIKSSSMEVEKSIQFISKQYEEMKIKLLNMEQERKENLSYIASLENQIEDLQKRSKSAVVEVRNLPVSTQQNRSETQQDLCDLMQKTCGTINVDITKSDIKDIYRIKNKTGSTIVVTELTSVLSKNKILDGVKEYNKINPHSKLSTTSIGLPGPRVPIYITESLTNKDRKLFGQARDTAKISGFKFCWTNRGRIYMRQSEGGPRIEIKTEENLKALKKA from the coding sequence atgtcaaAAGTTTTAAGGTCGCCACCTGGTAACAGTGTACATCAAGTTTCCTCGGAAAATGATATTACCAACCTGGATCCTGATATACCATTGAGTTATGTGAGTAAACGAATGAAAAGACCTCGTCAGGAGGAccaagaagaaaataataatagtagtcTATTGACGAAAGAAgaattattaactatattgACTCAGTGGAAGAAGGATCAAGATGTGGTGCTAAATAGACTATCAGTTGATATAGCGGAACTGAAAGAACAGAACTCCAGTATCAAATCATCTAGCATGGAAGTAGAAAAGTCTATTcagtttatttccaaacaataTGAGGAAATGAAGATCAAACTACTTAATATGGAGCAAGAACGTAAAGAAAACTTGTCATATATAGCCTCGCTAGAGAATCAAATTGAGGACTTGCAAAAAAGGTCGAAGTCCGCAGTTGTCGAGGTCCGCAACCTACCTGTTAGCACACAGCAAAATAGGTCGGAAACACAACAAGATCTTTGCGACCTTATGCAAAAGACCTGCGGGACTATAAATGTCGATATAACGAAATCCGAcataaaagatatatataggATTAAGAATAAAACTGGATCCACAATAGTGGTGACAGAATTAACATCTGTATTatcgaaaaacaaaatactagATGGAGTCAAGgagtacaataaaattaatcccCACAGTAAACTCTCAACGACATCGATTGGGCTACCGGGACCACGAGTGCCAATTTACATAACTGAAAGCTTGACGAATAAGGATCGCAAACTTTTCGGGCAGGCCCGGGATACTGCCAAAATCTCGGGGTTCAAATTCTGCTGGACCAATCGGGGCCGTATTTATATGCGGCAATCCGAAGGCGGTCCTCGTATAGAGATTAAAACTGAAGAGAATTTAAAAGCACTGAAAAAGGCATga
- the LOC128673379 gene encoding uncharacterized protein LOC128673379: MLALITFPAFLILAQGHPEFIHQINVSSGIYFDPIGELKIRMSHLDVVTPLDISHIEPHLQNINSVLGTTRYICNQIRLEKSYNLQCNNLLEPLTIRYHDIVSEYSTISHLVNRRSRRGAWIGAVGSLSKIVFGTLDENDAIKYDNAIRNVQDNEKRLSSLIKDNILITSEVLTNFNKTLQSIQLNEVSLNLVIDNFSSTLKNITLISNELVVKTNIDFILNSLEASILTLSFHLEDTTNAIIFSSQNILHPAVLPPTHLYQEIVNNYRYLPVDLKLPVSLTLSNIHIITNVSSVVCYSIGNKIIFVLKIPLVSPKDYSLYHNIALPTPHIKDKPNTFSFIRPSSKYIAMTIDKSEYCNLDSLKECITISPREYICDVMTVFPSSVNPCCESELLSNTISVLPVQCKTDFFYGYVDLWQPLDNNNWLYVQSKSSKLYIECPKEKLVDINIIGTGILTIPNNCMAHCKSTKLIPKFDNVKINVNIVHSNFNLINDSCCTLDKFNKIISNEPPLKLHNINLDSFTLETKSKLNSIAKETDKILNEHQIIKYETHYSIITIVIICVILIFCITKLIMYIKSRNCLSRRLPDTIPPIPAVSPTDQIPIAENITPAKFSKPCSVKENIPSPSIRINV, from the exons ATGCTCGCCCTTATCACGTTTCCTGCATTCCT CATACTGGCCCAAGGTCATCCGGAATTTATTCATCAAATCAACGTGAGCTCCGGAATTTACTTTGACCCTATCGGTGAACTTAAAATCCGTATGAGTCATTTAGATGTGGTCACCCCACTCGATATCTCGCACATTGAACCCCACTTGCAAAATATAAACTCAGTATTAGGTACAACACGCTACATATGTAACCAAATTAGATtagaaaaatcatataatttacaatgtaataaCCTGTTAGAACCCTTAACAATAAGATATCATGACATTGTCTCTGAATATTCCACTATTTCGCACTTAGTAAATAGAAGATCTAGAAGAGGAGCCTGGATAGGTGCCGTTGGTTCTCTCTCCAAAATCGTGTTTGGGACCCTTGATGAAAATGACGccataaaatatgacaatgcCATTCGAAATGTTCAAGATAACGAAAAAAGACTGAGCTcattaataaaagataatatccTAATAACATCTGAAgttttgacaaattttaataaaacattacaaagtATACAACTTAATGAGGTCAGCCTTAATCTAGTTATCGATAATTTCTcttcaacattaaaaaatattactttaatttcaAACGAATTAGTTGTAAAGAcgaatatagattttatactCAATAGTTTAGAAGCATCTATACTCACCTTATCATTCCACCTCGAAGACACAACAAAcgctattatttttagtagtcAAAACATCCTGCACCCGGCCGTATTACCGCCCACGCACTTATACCAAGAAATTGTCAATAATTACAGATACTTACCTGTAGACCTTAAGTTACCTGTAAGCTTAACATTaagtaacatacatattattacaaatgtatCCAGTGTAGTGTGTTATAGTATAGGCaacaagattatttttgttctgaAAATACCCCTAGTGTCCCCTAAAGATTATAGTTTGTATCATAACATAGCATTGCCAACTCCTCATATTAAAGATAAACCTAATACTTTTAGTTTCATAAGACctagtagtaaatatatagCAATGACCATAGACAAATCCGAATATTGTAACCTTGATTCGTTAAAGGAATGCATAACGATAAGCCCGCGCGAGTACATCTGTGACGTTATGACAGTGTTCCCGTCCAGTGTTAACCCCTGTTGTGAAAGTGAGTTATTGTCCAATACAATAAGTGTTCTCCCCGTGCAGTGTAAAACAGACTTCTTTTATGGATACGTAGATTTATGGCAACCactcgataataataattggctATATGTACAATCTAAAAGCAGTAAACTTTACATTGAATGTCCTAAAGAAAAACTTGTTGATATTAACATTATCGGAACAGGAATTTTAACTATTCCTAATAACTGTATGGCCCActgtaaaagtacaaaattgatacctaaatttgataatgtaaaaataaatgttaatattgttcACTCTAACTTCAACTTAATTAATGATTCTTGTTGCACTTTagataagtttaataaaataataagtaatgagCCTCCCCTTAAGTtgcataatataaatctaGATTCATTCACATTAGAAACAAAATCTAAACTAAATTCCATTGCTAAAGAAACAGataaaattctaaatgaacatcaaattattaaatacgaGACTCATTACTCAATTATTACTATAGTTATAATTTGTGTAATCTTAATCTTTTGTATAACCAaacttattatgtatattaaatcgCGCAACTGTCTATCCCGTCGCCTTCCCGATACTATTCCTCCAATCCCTGCAGTTTCTCCAACTGATCAGATTCCAATTGCAGAGAATATTACTCCCGCTAAATTCAGTAAACCTTGTTCCGTTAAGGAAAATATACCATCTCCCAGTATAAGAATTAATGTTTAA
- the LOC128673447 gene encoding uncharacterized protein LOC128673447 produces MATVFDSPFIRQRINRLRHRDLDFEEDQRFGRCDCTSYSYFVLSMVLFSVGTVITVLALGGADGYILTNLGHMWLVGPIFICSGMMVAVKSMLYLRRKSVIQMLLHRRALIRDMATMPAEQAYSSQVPRTASSATLPPSYDALISNAATSKPQPSSSDPPPPTYDEAMSLMNDEKSHVRQDEDTAKQETSNQASETDNSKP; encoded by the exons atggccaCCGTTTTTGATAGCCCATTTATCAGACAACGTATAAATCGTTTGAGACACCGTGACTTGGATTTCGAAGAGGATCAAAGATTTGGGCGGTGCGACTGTACAAGTTACTCGTATTTTGTACTTTCTATGGTCCTCTTTTCTGTCGGTACTGTCATTACAGTGTTGGCATTAGGAGGAGCTGATGGGTACATTCTTACTAATTTAGGGCACATGTGGCTTGTTGGTCCTATATTCATATGCTCTGGAATGATGGTCGCAGTCAAAAGTATGTTATACTTGCGTAGAAAAAGTGTTATTCAGATGCTGCTGCATCGACGTGCTTTAATTAGA GATATGGCTACTATGCCAGCAGAACAAGCTTACAGCAGTCAAGTGCCGAGGACAGCATCCAGTGCTACTCTACCCCCATCATATGACGCTCTTATATCTAATGCAGCAACAAGTAAGCCGCAACCGTCCAGTTCAGATCCGCCACCTCCCACATATGATGAAGCAATGAGCCTCATGAATGACGAGAAGTCTCATGTCAGACAAGATGAAGACACCGCCAAACAAGAAACAAGTAACCAAGCGTCTGAAACTGACAACAGTAAGCCATGA
- the LOC128673380 gene encoding uncharacterized protein LOC128673380 — MAEGRSTSPKPEISVTDTEEDTQGQLHPGPSTRSSKKKAAVIPKSEIELSTLLKFIKPFDGCREKLNSFLVNCNNAYEIASDTQKDILFKYILCQLQGKAETACSIKEFTNWHQLKEFLKTQFSERKHYAHLLTELQECKQQVTETVSQYALRIETCLSHLLTEISISHGHKSREMIGRSAAMEELALHHFQMGLTPRISNFVRSKSVKTLNEAINIAISEERIQQSLSKHSAPSSNQQSRQFIRRNQNPSSFKNNPITPRPNNNNSILVCRYCKNPGHTIEQCRKREFNNNRFKNPDQNYTRQPRVHFISDETSETNDDFLTNPEGGYDTVDSNQKNE, encoded by the coding sequence ATGGCCGAAGGTCGTTCAACCAGCCCGAAACCCGAAATCTCTGTCACAGACACAGAGGAAGATACCCAGGGCCAATTACATCCAGGCCCCTCCACTAGATCTAGTAAAAAGAAAGCGGCTGTAATTCCCAAATCCGAAATTGAATTATCCACTTTGCTTAAATTTATAAAGCCATTTGATGGTTGTAGAGAAaagttaaattcatttttagtaaattgtaataatgctTATGAAATAGCCTCGGACACACAAAAAGATATTCtctttaaatacatactcTGTCAGTTACAAGGCAAAGCAGAGACCGCCTGTTCCATTAAAGAATTTACTAATTGGCATCAGCTTAAAGAGTTCCTCAAAACGCAGTTCAGCGAGAGGAAACATTACGCTCATCTCCTCACCGAATTACAGGAATGCAAACAACAAGTCACTGAAACTGTCAGTCAGTATGCTTTAAGAATAGAGACTTGCTTATCTCATTTACTTACCGAAATTTCCATCTCACACGGCCATAAAAGTAGAGAAATGATTGGACGTAGTGCCGCGATGGAGGAATTAGCCCTCCATCATTTCCAAATGGGGCTAACGCCTCGAATATCTAATTTTGTTAGGAGTAAATCCGTTAAAACTTTAAACGAAGCAATTAATATCGCAATTTCTGAAGAAAGAATCCAACAATCTTTATCTAAACATTCAGCCCCGTCTAGCAATCAACAATCTCGTCAGTTTATACGTCGTAACCAAAATCCATCTTCATTCAAAAACAATCCTATTACTCCTCgtcctaataataataattccatCCTTGTCTGCCGATATTGCAAAAATCCAGGTCATACTATAGAACAATGCCGAAAAAgggaatttaataataatcgcTTCAAAAATCCTGATCAAAACTATACAAGGCAACCCCGTGTTCATTTCATCTCCGATGAAACTTCGGAAACTAACGATGATTTTCTTACCAATCCTGAGGGCGGTTATGACACCGTAGACTCTAATCAAAAAAACGAGTAA